In Streptantibioticus cattleyicolor NRRL 8057 = DSM 46488, a genomic segment contains:
- a CDS encoding primary-amine oxidase, whose product MTDCCHPRPQAGPHTAAARPAPHPLDPLTAEEITAARRVLAEAGKVTDDTRFPLVLLDEPDRHAVTAHRDGDPVPRRLRVTLLDAATGAAAEALVDVTASVLLSHRDLDPAAEGQPPLTFEEYDIVEAVVKADPGWRKAMADRGVADPGLAMCAPLAAGCADPAAPPGHRVLRSLTWMRCSATDNPWSHPVGGLVADVDLIERRVIRLIDTGAVPLPPRCDRYEPEFNGPPRTDLEPLEIRQPDGPSFHLDGNQLTWQGWHLRIDFNAREGLVLHQITLRDGDRRRSVLHRASLAEMAVVYGDPDPVRNWVSFLDAGEYSLGRNANALRLGCDCLGEIRYLDAVLADDHGRPQTLPNAVCVHEEDIGLLWKHTDIFNDMRAESRRARRLVVSFIATVGNYDYAFYWYFHQDGTIAFEAKSTGIVQTSAVEPGTGSPHGTELAPGLLAPYHQHLFCVRLDAAVDGPANTVEEVDVVPLPEGPGNPNGNAFTIRATPITDSAHAGRLADPLAGRRWRITNPASPGRDGQPAAYTLIPQPGPVLLARPGSPVARRMAYATKHLWITRHHPTRRYPAGDYPNQHPGGAGLPRWTTAGEPLDNTQLTLWHTFGPTHLPRPEDWPVMPVDHCGFTLKPTGFFDRNPTLDVPAERGR is encoded by the coding sequence ATGACCGACTGCTGCCACCCGCGACCCCAGGCCGGACCGCACACCGCCGCGGCGCGGCCGGCGCCGCACCCGCTCGACCCGCTGACCGCCGAGGAGATCACCGCGGCCCGCCGCGTCCTGGCCGAGGCCGGGAAGGTCACCGACGACACCCGCTTCCCGCTGGTGCTGCTGGACGAGCCCGACCGGCACGCGGTCACCGCCCACCGGGACGGCGACCCGGTCCCGCGCCGACTGCGGGTCACCCTGCTCGACGCGGCCACCGGCGCCGCCGCCGAGGCACTGGTGGACGTCACCGCCTCCGTCCTGCTGAGCCACCGCGACCTCGACCCGGCCGCCGAGGGCCAACCGCCGCTCACCTTCGAGGAGTACGACATCGTCGAGGCCGTGGTCAAGGCCGACCCCGGCTGGCGCAAGGCGATGGCCGACCGCGGCGTCGCCGACCCCGGCCTCGCCATGTGCGCCCCGCTCGCGGCCGGCTGCGCGGACCCGGCCGCCCCGCCCGGCCACCGGGTGCTGCGCTCGCTGACCTGGATGCGCTGCTCGGCCACCGACAACCCGTGGTCCCACCCGGTCGGCGGCCTCGTCGCCGACGTCGACCTGATCGAACGCCGCGTGATCCGGCTGATCGACACCGGCGCCGTACCACTGCCGCCCCGATGCGACCGCTACGAACCGGAGTTCAACGGACCGCCCCGCACCGACCTCGAACCACTGGAGATCCGCCAGCCCGACGGCCCCTCCTTCCACCTCGACGGCAACCAACTGACCTGGCAGGGCTGGCACTTACGCATCGACTTCAACGCCCGCGAGGGACTCGTCCTCCACCAGATCACCCTGCGCGACGGCGACCGCCGACGCTCCGTGCTCCACCGCGCCTCACTCGCCGAGATGGCCGTGGTCTACGGCGACCCCGACCCGGTACGCAACTGGGTCTCCTTCCTGGACGCCGGCGAATACTCCCTCGGCCGCAACGCCAACGCGCTGCGCCTCGGCTGCGACTGCCTCGGCGAGATCCGCTACCTCGACGCCGTCCTCGCCGACGACCACGGCCGCCCGCAGACCCTGCCCAACGCCGTCTGCGTCCACGAAGAAGACATCGGCCTGCTGTGGAAACACACCGACATCTTCAACGACATGCGCGCCGAGTCCCGCCGCGCCCGCCGCCTGGTCGTCTCCTTCATCGCCACCGTCGGCAACTACGACTACGCCTTCTACTGGTACTTCCACCAGGACGGCACCATCGCCTTCGAGGCCAAGTCCACCGGCATCGTGCAGACCAGCGCCGTCGAACCGGGCACCGGCTCGCCCCACGGCACCGAACTCGCCCCCGGCCTCCTCGCCCCCTACCACCAACACCTGTTCTGCGTAAGGCTGGACGCGGCGGTGGACGGCCCCGCCAACACCGTCGAGGAGGTCGACGTCGTACCGCTGCCGGAAGGCCCCGGCAACCCCAACGGCAACGCCTTCACGATCCGCGCCACCCCGATCACCGACTCCGCTCACGCCGGACGCCTCGCCGACCCGCTCGCCGGACGCCGCTGGCGCATCACCAACCCCGCCTCACCCGGCCGCGACGGACAACCCGCCGCCTACACCCTCATCCCCCAACCCGGCCCGGTCCTACTGGCCCGTCCCGGCTCCCCGGTCGCCCGCCGCATGGCCTACGCCACCAAACACCTCTGGATCACCCGCCACCACCCCACCCGCCGCTACCCGGCCGGCGACTACCCCAACCAACACCCCGGCGGCGCGGGACTTCCTCGGTGGACCACCGCCGGCGAACCCCTGGACAACACCCAACTGACCCTGTGGCACACCTTCGGCCCCACCCACCTCCCCCGCCCCGAGGACTGGCCCGTGATGCCGGTCGACCACTGCGGCTTCACCCTGAAGCCCACCGGCTTCTTCGACCGCAACCCGACGCTGGACGTGCCGGCGGAACGCGGTCGCTGA
- a CDS encoding glycine-rich domain-containing protein: protein MSVQPNVPGTAAAPAGARNILTEREFDAVRATALGNNPGMTEDMAGRIVTEGIKFVVAAANFPGVPLAPSRVVDEGWHALILHTRLYAALCDRFGPFVHHSPGYDPTFYDPDILSRTQARIRSVGFDIDTDLWRSPADGTIPVAANCQHSEERAIEPMPEPRDPRKENARAVPWPERQEAFHGLGRSEVRGNGRGHPPASGHHAARVVRALPRARHPVSCRSFRRHRGDVSELSR from the coding sequence ATGAGCGTACAACCGAACGTCCCCGGGACGGCCGCCGCTCCGGCCGGGGCCCGCAACATCCTCACTGAGCGGGAGTTCGACGCCGTCCGCGCGACCGCGCTCGGCAACAACCCCGGCATGACCGAGGACATGGCCGGCCGCATCGTCACCGAGGGGATCAAATTCGTCGTAGCCGCCGCCAACTTCCCCGGCGTCCCCCTGGCGCCCAGCCGCGTCGTGGACGAGGGATGGCACGCTCTGATCCTCCACACCCGCCTGTACGCCGCGCTGTGTGACCGCTTCGGCCCGTTCGTCCACCACTCGCCCGGGTACGACCCTACGTTCTACGACCCGGACATCCTGTCCCGCACACAGGCCCGGATCCGCAGCGTGGGGTTCGACATCGACACGGACCTGTGGCGCAGCCCGGCGGACGGCACCATTCCGGTCGCGGCCAATTGCCAGCACTCCGAAGAGCGCGCGATCGAGCCCATGCCCGAGCCGCGAGACCCCCGCAAGGAGAACGCTCGGGCCGTACCCTGGCCGGAACGACAGGAGGCATTCCATGGGCTGGGTCGATCCGAAGTACGCGGCAACGGTCGAGGCCATCCACCGGCATCGGGCCACCACGCCGCGCGTGTCGTGCGGGCCCTGCCAAGGGCGCGGCACCCGGTTTCTTGCCGATCCTTCCGGCGGCACCGAGGTGACGTGTCCGAGCTGTCACGGTGA
- a CDS encoding recombinase family protein — MTIRATAPPLAFVYDRHLAGNKALLTMRARTCAAYADDQGWDVGGWFVDTGDAALLLNQRPNFERLMRAIAAADKERVRVCLVLDWDRISNDRAKRDILVRRLVGLGARVETCFGERVTPDDHRKSVSNPTGVPRHLPAPGRDALGVPLTGGWTG; from the coding sequence ATGACGATCAGAGCAACCGCACCGCCCCTGGCGTTCGTCTACGACCGGCACTTGGCCGGCAACAAGGCCCTGCTCACCATGCGGGCCAGAACCTGCGCCGCCTACGCCGACGACCAAGGCTGGGACGTCGGCGGCTGGTTCGTGGACACCGGCGACGCGGCGTTGCTGCTCAACCAACGTCCCAACTTCGAGCGGCTGATGCGCGCCATCGCGGCGGCCGACAAGGAACGCGTCCGCGTGTGCCTAGTTCTCGACTGGGACCGGATCAGCAACGACCGGGCGAAGCGTGACATCCTCGTGCGGCGGCTCGTGGGGCTCGGTGCACGGGTGGAGACATGTTTCGGTGAACGCGTCACGCCGGACGACCACCGGAAGTCGGTGAGCAATCCGACTGGGGTGCCGCGGCACCTCCCCGCCCCGGGGAGGGACGCACTCGGCGTCCCGCTTACGGGCGGGTGGACCGGGTGA